A segment of the Fimbriimonadaceae bacterium genome:
GCCAAGCGTCGCACCAGGTGGTAAATCTCGCTCTTCGTCCCCACGTCGACGCCGCGGGTCGGTTCGTCGAGGACCAGCAGGCGGGGCTTGGTGTCCAACCACTTGGCCAGACTCACCTTTTGTTGGTTGCCCCCGCTAAGGGTCCTGACCTCCACGTCTGGCCCGGCGACCTTGATCTGCAGGTCCTTGATCCAGTCCCGGACACTGGCCTCTTCTTTCTTCCGGTCGAGGACGAGTTTGCCGTACGCCCGCAGGTTGGCCAAGGTCACGTTTTCTCCGACCGACCGGCTGAGGTGGAGGCCCAGTCCCTTGCGGTCCTCGCTCACATAGGCGAGGCCAGCGGCCAGGGACTGGCGCGGGTTCTTGAATTGGACTTGCTGGCCCGCAAAGGTGACACGGCCCGTGCCCTTGCGGAGGCCGACGGTCGCCTCGGCCGTTTCGGTACGACCGGCCCCGACGAGCCCGGCCAAGCCGACGATCTCGCCTCGCCGGACCCGAAAGCTGACGTCCGTGGCGTGGTGGGGTACCTGCAGGCCCTGCACTTCCAGCATCACCTCGTCCGTCCAACGGGGCTTCTTGTCCGGATAGTAGTCGGCCAGCTCGCGGCCCACCATCATCTTGGCCAGGCTTGCCTCGTCACACCCGCCTCGTGGCGAGGTCGCGACGAACTGGCCGTCGCGGAGCACGCTGATCCGGTCGCAGACCTCGATCAGTTGCTCCAGGATATGGGAGATGAAGACGACCGTGGTGCCCTGGTCGCGCAACCGGCGCATGAGTTCCAGCAGGGCGGTCGTCTCGCGCTCGCTGAGGACGGCGGTCGGCTCGTCCATGATCAGCACCTTTGCCTCGTAGCTCAAGGCCTTGGCGATCTCGACAAGTTGCTGGCCCGCGATACTCAGGTCTTCGACCATGGCGTCGGGCTGGATCTCCGCCCGGACTTCGGCCAACCACCGTGTGGCGGTCTCGCGGGCACGCCGTCGGTCGATCACGCCGAAGGAGCCCGGCTCTCGGCCGAGGGCGATGTTCTCGGCGACGGTCAGGGTGCCGACCAGGTTCAACTCCTGGTGGATCATCGCGACCCCGTTGGCCAACGAGTCTCGGACGCCGTTCCACTGGACGGGCCGCCCTTCGACCAGCACTTCGCCCGACGTGGGGCGTTCCACCCCCGAAAGGAGCTTCATCAGGGTGCTCTTCCCTGCCCCGTTTTCCCCGATGACCCCGTGGATCTCGCCCGGCTCAAAGGCCAAGCTCACCCGGTCAAGCGCCAGCACCCCCGGGTAGCTTTTCGAAACTTCTCGAGCCTCAAGCCTTGCCACGTCAGGGGCTATCTTAGCTGGTCCGGTAGGATCAACCCATGGCTTCTCTGGTCATCGCCCTCCTCATCGGCTTCCTCGCCGGCATCCTCAGCGGCATGTTCGGCATCGGTGGGGGGATCCTCGTGGTCCCCGCCCTCGTCCTGATGAACAAGCTGGACCAGAAGACCGCCCAAGGGACCTCGTTGGCCGCCCTCCTCGCCCCGGTCGGCATTCTGGGGGTCATCGCATACGCCAAGCAGTCGAAGGTCGATTGGCCGGTCGCGGCCTGCGTGGCCCTTGGCCTTGTCCTCGGACCGATGATCGGCGCCAAGTTTGTGCTGGATCTCGACCCTCTCACCGTCAAGAGGGTGTTCGGCACCTTCGTCATCCTCGTCGGCCTGTACTTCGTCTGGGGCAAGTGAGCCGGTCGACCGGTCCAGGGTCCCGGCCCTAGACTCCCCCGGCGCGTCAGAACCTACTGATGGTCAACGTCCTCGTCGCCGCGCTGTGCCTGGCCGCCTACCCTGACGTCACCGACGTGAACGGCCACAGTTACCGGCTGTCGGGACGGCCCGCGACGGTCGTGGTCTTCGTCACCGTCGATTGCCCCATCGCCAACCAGTACCAGCCTGAGATCGAGCGGCTCAGAAAGAAGTACGAGCCCCAAGGGACCGGGTTCTTCCTTGTCCATGTCGACCCCGACGTGACTGAAACCAAGGCCAAGGAGCACGCCCGGGAATACGGCGCCGGTGCGCGCCTCGTGATTGACCGTGGCCACACCTTGGCGAAAGCCTTCGGGGCCAAAATCACGCCGGAAGCGTTCGTCCTGGACTCCCGGGGAAAACTCGCGTACCGGGGCCGCATCGACGACCGGTATGCCGGGCTCGGCAACCAGACGGCCGCGCCAAAGCACCACGACCTTGCCGACGCCCTCCGCGCCGTCATTGCCGGACGGCCTCCGAAAGTCGCCGAGACCACCGGCTATGGCTGCTTGATCCCGAGGCTCTAGGAGGCTACGCGGTCGCTGCCGCCGCGTCGCCCGACTCCCCGAAGGTGGGGTCCAGCGCAACGTTGGTCAACTCGCCGGTTTCCTCGGCCAAGAGGACAGCCTTCAGCGAAGCCACCGCGACCTCAAGGTGCTTTTCCTCCGGCTCCTCGGTGGTGATGTACTGGGTCATCAAGCCCGGCTTGAGGAGCACGTTCACCCAACGCTGGTCCTTGGCCTTGCCGGCGGCACGGATGATCTCGTAGCTGATGCCGGCGATGACGGGCAGGACACACAACTCGATGCCCAGCCGGATGAGCACGACCAGCGCCATCGGCGCGTCTGCCTGGCCGAACCGCGGGATGAGGGGGAACAGGAGGAGTCCGACAAGCAGGACGATGATGGCGAAATTCGTTCCGCAGCGCGGATGGAGCCGCGTCTGGAGCTTGGCCGCCGCGACCGTCAGGTCTTCCTTCGCCTCGACCACGTTGATCGCCTTATGCTCGGCGCCGTGGTACTTAAAGACCTCAAGGATCGCGGGCAGTCGGCGGATCAGCATCAGGTAACCGATGAAGAAGACAATCTTGATCAGCTCGGCCAGATAGTTGGTCCCGGTGCCCTGCTGGTCTTTGGCACCCGGCCGCAACCACTGGGCGATCGCCTCCGGCCCGAGCTTGAAAACGAGAAACCCGAACCCGAGCGAGGCGAGCAGGGTCAGGGCGAGGGTCACATTGTCCAGGGTCTTGGTCTTGGCTTGCCCCTTGGACTCGGCCTCCAGTTGGACGTTCGAGGCGAAGTTCATCGCTCGCGACCCCAACGCCATGGTGTCGAGCATGGCGAGCGACCCTCGCAAGAACGGCTTCTTGAGCCACTTTTGCCGGCCGATCCAGGTTTGGGTCAGGGGCTCGGTCTTGACGACGATTTGTCCGCTGGGCGCCCGGCACGCCACCGACCAATAGTGAGGCGAGCGCATCATGACCCCTTCGACGACGGCCATGCCGCCGAACTGCAAGTACTCGCCCTGGGACATCTGTTTTGAGTCTACCGCCGCCACTTCTAGATGATCTGGCAAAAAACCTGACCCCTACAGGGGAACACAGGACTGCCGATATCTGTCAATATTATTGGACGAGTCGGGCGATGTTGCCCAGCTTGCTCATTCATAAACAATAAGGAGTCACAACCATGGAGATCCGACAGGATCGGTTGGAACTCACCGAAGACGAGGCCTTCGCGCTGTTGACCCTGGCCATGACCAGCGGCATCGCCCTAGACTCCGTCGGGGAAAGAGCGGTCAGGAAGCTGGCCGAACACTGCAAAGTCCATACAAGAAAACCGAGCAATCATCGAGATACGGACCGTGAGTTCTGCGAGGCAGGCTGAAAAGCCTGCCTCAACCGTTTTTGGAGGCCCGGTAACCTGCACGCATGGTCCCCGTTTCCGCTGTCGTCGCCGCGGTCGAGAGGCTGGCCCCGCCTGAGTTTGCATTTGGGTTCGACAGGACCGGGCTCCAGGTCGGGGTGCCGTCCGCAAGCGTGGGTAGGGTCGTCGTCTCCCTCGACTCGTCGTTGGCGGCGGTCCGGCACGCCGTCGACGTCAGGGCCCAGGCGCTCGTCTGCCACCACCCCCTGATCTGGGAACCCTTGCGAGACCTCGCCGGTGAGGGTCGGGTCGCCCAGGCGGTGAGACTCCTCATGAGGCACGACATCGCCTTCATCGGCGCCCACACCAACTGGGACTGTGCTCCTGGCGGGATCAACGACGTGCTGGCCGAAAGGGTCGGCCTCCTCGATGTCACCGCCTTCGGGACCGCCGAGCCAAGGCGCAC
Coding sequences within it:
- a CDS encoding sugar ABC transporter ATP-binding protein; the protein is MLALDRVSLAFEPGEIHGVIGENGAGKSTLMKLLSGVERPTSGEVLVEGRPVQWNGVRDSLANGVAMIHQELNLVGTLTVAENIALGREPGSFGVIDRRRARETATRWLAEVRAEIQPDAMVEDLSIAGQQLVEIAKALSYEAKVLIMDEPTAVLSERETTALLELMRRLRDQGTTVVFISHILEQLIEVCDRISVLRDGQFVATSPRGGCDEASLAKMMVGRELADYYPDKKPRWTDEVMLEVQGLQVPHHATDVSFRVRRGEIVGLAGLVGAGRTETAEATVGLRKGTGRVTFAGQQVQFKNPRQSLAAGLAYVSEDRKGLGLHLSRSVGENVTLANLRAYGKLVLDRKKEEASVRDWIKDLQIKVAGPDVEVRTLSGGNQQKVSLAKWLDTKPRLLVLDEPTRGVDVGTKSEIYHLVRRLAAEGMTFLVISSEMPELIGLCDRAVVIRDGRTVGELTGADMTEEKMMMLVAGVEA
- a CDS encoding sulfite exporter TauE/SafE family protein, yielding MASLVIALLIGFLAGILSGMFGIGGGILVVPALVLMNKLDQKTAQGTSLAALLAPVGILGVIAYAKQSKVDWPVAACVALGLVLGPMIGAKFVLDLDPLTVKRVFGTFVILVGLYFVWGK
- a CDS encoding redoxin family protein, whose amino-acid sequence is MVNVLVAALCLAAYPDVTDVNGHSYRLSGRPATVVVFVTVDCPIANQYQPEIERLRKKYEPQGTGFFLVHVDPDVTETKAKEHAREYGAGARLVIDRGHTLAKAFGAKITPEAFVLDSRGKLAYRGRIDDRYAGLGNQTAAPKHHDLADALRAVIAGRPPKVAETTGYGCLIPRL
- a CDS encoding DUF1385 domain-containing protein, with protein sequence MSQGEYLQFGGMAVVEGVMMRSPHYWSVACRAPSGQIVVKTEPLTQTWIGRQKWLKKPFLRGSLAMLDTMALGSRAMNFASNVQLEAESKGQAKTKTLDNVTLALTLLASLGFGFLVFKLGPEAIAQWLRPGAKDQQGTGTNYLAELIKIVFFIGYLMLIRRLPAILEVFKYHGAEHKAINVVEAKEDLTVAAAKLQTRLHPRCGTNFAIIVLLVGLLLFPLIPRFGQADAPMALVVLIRLGIELCVLPVIAGISYEIIRAAGKAKDQRWVNVLLKPGLMTQYITTEEPEEKHLEVAVASLKAVLLAEETGELTNVALDPTFGESGDAAAATA